Proteins co-encoded in one Sulfurimonas sp. HSL1-2 genomic window:
- a CDS encoding YifB family Mg chelatase-like AAA ATPase, which translates to MLLYLLTYGSIVMKQLKCATLEGIDALPVTVESTLTRGLPSFTVVGLASSSISEARERVKSALLANDFTFPPKRITINLSPSDIEKHGSQFDLAMALLIALDNAEEDFSEWYAFGELGLDGSIKENAMLYPLILSLANRGVLQKAVVPLEALDKLSNIPGITFIGAATLREAIAFFKAEPGAEVHPAEPKAIPFPAQTLGGVRYYYRKHYPDDFREIRGQEVAKRAALISACGMHNLLLEGSPGSGKSMIAKRLRHVLPPLTDSELLDIAKLDVLEGREPHFTPLRPFRSPHHSGTSASIFGGGSHRAQIGEVGLAHNGILFFDELPHFSKQVLEALREPLEDKRIRISRVHSKVEYPTDFLFISAMNPCPCGNLLNDALECRCTDLEIRRYRSRLSDPFLDRIDLYVLMQPVRAEDKPSLTSEAMHETVLRVHTLQRARGQEVLNGRLDDAHIDLYCRLDNEGQALLTQAVQRFALSFRAIKKLQKVARTIADIDGSAAITSAHLLEALSYRRRT; encoded by the coding sequence TCCCTCCTTCACCGTAGTCGGCCTGGCCTCTTCATCCATTTCCGAGGCGCGGGAACGGGTCAAAAGCGCCCTGCTCGCAAACGACTTCACTTTCCCGCCGAAACGCATCACGATCAACCTCAGCCCCAGCGATATCGAGAAACACGGCAGCCAGTTCGACCTGGCCATGGCCCTCCTGATCGCCCTGGACAATGCCGAAGAGGACTTTTCCGAGTGGTACGCGTTCGGAGAGCTGGGACTTGACGGAAGCATCAAGGAAAACGCCATGCTTTACCCGCTGATCCTCTCCCTGGCCAACCGGGGCGTGCTGCAAAAAGCCGTCGTTCCCCTGGAAGCACTCGACAAGCTCTCCAATATCCCCGGCATCACCTTTATCGGTGCGGCCACACTGCGCGAAGCCATCGCCTTTTTCAAAGCGGAACCCGGAGCCGAAGTACACCCGGCGGAGCCGAAAGCCATCCCTTTTCCCGCACAGACCCTTGGCGGGGTGCGTTACTACTACCGAAAGCATTATCCCGATGATTTCAGGGAGATACGCGGTCAGGAGGTCGCAAAGCGCGCCGCGCTCATCAGTGCGTGCGGCATGCACAACCTCCTGCTTGAGGGGAGCCCCGGTTCCGGAAAGTCGATGATCGCCAAGCGGCTCCGCCATGTGCTGCCGCCTCTGACGGACAGTGAACTCCTCGACATCGCCAAACTCGACGTCCTCGAAGGCAGGGAACCCCACTTCACACCGCTGCGCCCCTTCCGCTCGCCACATCACAGCGGCACGTCGGCCTCCATCTTCGGCGGCGGCAGCCACCGGGCGCAGATCGGCGAAGTGGGCCTGGCCCATAACGGCATTCTCTTCTTTGACGAGCTCCCCCACTTCTCCAAACAGGTGCTCGAGGCCCTGCGCGAACCCCTGGAAGACAAACGCATCCGTATCTCGCGGGTTCACTCCAAGGTGGAGTACCCCACCGACTTTCTTTTCATTTCCGCCATGAACCCCTGTCCCTGCGGCAACCTGCTGAACGACGCCCTGGAGTGCCGCTGCACCGACCTCGAGATCAGGCGTTACCGTTCCCGGCTTTCCGACCCTTTTCTCGACCGGATCGACCTCTATGTACTGATGCAGCCTGTCCGGGCAGAGGACAAGCCTTCACTCACCTCGGAAGCGATGCACGAGACAGTACTGCGGGTCCATACCCTGCAACGCGCACGCGGCCAGGAGGTGCTCAACGGTCGCCTGGACGATGCGCATATCGATCTCTACTGCCGACTCGACAACGAGGGCCAGGCGTTGCTGACACAGGCCGTTCAGCGATTCGCGCTCTCCTTCCGCGCCATCAAGAAGCTTCAGAAGGTCGCCCGCACCATCGCCGATATCGACGGCAGTGCCGCCATTACCTCCGCGCATCTGCTCGAAGCGCTCAGTTACCGCCGCCGGACATAA